From a region of the Arachis ipaensis cultivar K30076 chromosome B09, Araip1.1, whole genome shotgun sequence genome:
- the LOC110266968 gene encoding uncharacterized protein LOC110266968 — protein sequence MEFETLQQFKKAVRKFNINLGRSIFFPKIDSTRCKAICYDENCPWQIYCAKRSCLVSYQVKTFVNEHTCPRNLHCKSANGKWVVDELEEKIRNQPDMTVKDAENYFRTEFDVLVNERKIYRSMATARERIEGSEAAQYLRLRDYSNEILKINPGSTVRIHTSPMPGLESFLFKRIYVCLSACKRGFVEGCRPFIGLDGTFLRGYYGGQLLTAIGADANNHIFPIAYAIVESENKDSWKWFLELLQDDVGDHAANGFNLMSDMQKGLIPAVKDIMPGAHHRFCAMHIYHNFRKQWLDLEMKAAMWACSKATTPQEFELAMGRVKRINQHAWEYLNKIFPQQWSRSHFSEYLKVDFYTNNNCETFNGKIKKMRGKPIITMLEEVRGYVMRILARNKKALVGYHGRITLCNKAVWKGTKKRATIGGHSHPVIKMGMSMRFKGYM from the exons ATGGAGTTCGAGACTCTGCAACAGTTCAAGAAAGCTGTAAGAAAGTTCAATATTAACCTTGGAAGAAGTATTTTTTTCCCAAAGATTGATTCAACAAGATGTAAAGCTATCTGCTATGATGAAAACTGCCCGTGGCAAATTTACTGTGCCAAGAGGTCATGTCTGGTGAGTTATCAAGTCAAAACCTTTGTCAATGAGCATACTTGCCCACGGAACTTGCATTGTAAATCTGCCAATGGAAAATGGGTAGTTGATGAGTTGGAAGAGAAAATAAGGAATCAACCTGATATGACAGTCAAGGATGCTGAGAACTACTTCAGAACTGAGTTTGATGTGCTTgtaaatgaaagaaaaatttaTAGGTCAATGGCAACAGCAAGAGAAAGGATTGAGGGTTCCGAGGCTGCACAATATCTTAGGCTTCGTGACTACTCCAATGAGATACTGAAAATAAATCCAGGTAGTACAGTAAGGATACATACATCTCCTATGCCTGGGTTGGAGAGTTTCTTATTTAAGAGAATTTATGTTTGTCTGAGTGCATGCAAGAGAGGATTCGTTGAGGGATGTCGACCTTTTATAGGACTAGATGGCACATTTCTAAGAGGATACTATGGAGGCCAGTTACTTACTGCCATTGGAGCCGATGCAAATAATCATATCTTCCCAATAGCATATGCAATTGTTGAGTCAGAGAACAAGGACAGTTGGAAATGGTTCTTAGAGCTCCTACAGGATGATGTCGGTGATCATGCAGCAAATGGCTTTAACCTGATGTCGGACATGCAAAAG GGGCTAATTCCAGCAGTGAAGGATATCATGCCAGGTGCACATCACAGATTCTGTGCCATGCATATCTATCATAACTTTAGAAAACAATGGCTAGACTTAGAAATGAAGGCTGCAATGTGGGCATGCTCAAAGGCTACTACACCACAAGAGTTTGAACTTGCAATGGGGAGGGTCAAGAGAATAAACCAGCACGCTTGGGAGTATCTTAACAAAATTTTCCCGCAACAGTGGTCAAGATCTCACTTCAGTGAGTACCTTAAGGTTGACTTCTATACAAATAACAATTGCGAGACCTTCAACggcaaaattaaaaagatgcgaGGAAAGCCGATTATTACCATGTTAGAGGAAGTGAGAGGTTATGTAATGAGGATTTTGGCAAGAAACAAGAAGGCACTTGTCGGATATCATGGTAGAATAACCCTGTGCAACAAAGCCGTTTGGAAAGGGACAAAAAAGAGAGCAACTATTGGAGGCCATTCCCATCCGGTGATAAAGATGGGAATGTCTATGAGGTTCAAAGGCTACATGTGA
- the LOC110266334 gene encoding proteoglycan 4-like, whose translation MATTTHITLIIHHRGRLERGSDDKLCYAEGEITEVERVNVDTLNGFFISDLLKDIGYPIISDFYWQQPGMEIEGGLRLLRLDMDVVKMYEAAVGNGHKIELYTEHPISQADVVDTNEEAAVEAPDQVNVTPSRRRRKVCVRRTPTPKKATGPRRILHLEGVQTEAQITEETHGTEKAQPDASPNPSVPAIPNTVNVSEESATPNTVPAPSIPLDNNAQPKSPTYTEPPSTSDDPQDEFLTQYVPLPQNQPSSQAMPEPHPTPPHPTPLLPIHLPQ comes from the coding sequence ATGGCTACCACGACGCATATCACATTAATAATACACCATAGAGGTAGACTTGAAAGGGGATCGGATGACAAGTTGTGTTATGCAGAAGGTGAAATTACTGAGGTGGAGAGAGTTAACGTGGATACTCTGAATGGCTTCTTTATTAGTGACCTACTGAAAGACATTGGGTATCCAATCATCTCCGATTTCTACTGGCAACAGCCTGGAATGGAAATTGAGGGTGGTTTGAGGCTTCTGCGACTTGACATGGATGTCGTTAAGATGTATGAAGCTGCTGTGGGGAATGGACATAAGATTGAATTATACACAGAGCACCCAATTAGCCAAGCAGATGTTGTAGATACGAATGAAGAAGCTGCTGTAGAAGCACCTGATCAGGTTAATGTAACTCCATCAAGGAGGAGGAGGAAAGTTTGTGTCAGGAGGACTCCAACTCCAAAGAAGGCAACAGGTCCTAGAAGAATTCTTCACCTGGAAGGGGTACAAACTGAAGCCCAAATTACAGAGGAGACCCATGGTACAGAAAAGGCCCAACCAGATGCCAGCCCAAATCCATCAGTTCCAGCTATACCAAACACAGTTAATGTATCTGAAGAATCTGCTACACCAAACACAGTTCCAGCACCATCTATTCCGCTTGACAACAATGCCCAGCCAAAGTCACCAACATACACAGAGCCACCCTCTACCTCTGATGATCCACAAGACGAATTCCTCACCCAATATGTTCCTTTACCGCAGAATCAACCCTCCTCCCAAGCCATGCCTGAACCACATCCAACCCCCCCCCACCCAACACCCCTTCTACCAATCCATCTGCCACAGTAA